A genomic segment from Castor canadensis chromosome 1, mCasCan1.hap1v2, whole genome shotgun sequence encodes:
- the Phrf1 gene encoding PHD and RING finger domain-containing protein 1 isoform X3, translated as MDDDSLDELVAHSPAPDGHRVGPSEPGSDAEESSDGHSGDSEGDTGSEHEDGSDIEDVEEVSEEEDLEDRSGAVLQRAGLLWAPWCCASFPMLLGHPGCGQPGRAPGSEDSEDEVETFVAAADTQGKLEASSALNSDDDTESCPICLNVFRDQAVGTPETCTHYFCLDCIVEWSRNANSCPVDRTIFKCICVRAEFGGKILKKIPVENTRAREEEEVEEEDPTFCEVCGRSDREDRLLLCDGCDAGYHMECLDPPLQEVPVDEWFCPECAVPGAASASDTAPVSEEEVSLLLADVVPTTSRLRPRTGRTRAIARTRQSERVRATVNRNRISTASRVQHVPRYLMSSLLDETIEAVATGLSTTVYQRPLTPHAPVKRKRKTGRRKKIQGRKKTQSRSSVKSKSRSAKAKKRRVKKRKGKKIKNEVTARSRIARTLGLCRPVRGTCMPSVYKPVDTSLGLMRADIGAASLSLFGDPYELDPFDSEEPSANPPSPLSAKRRVLSRSALQSHQPVARPVSMGLSRRQLPAVAPEPGVEEAPVPDLLGSILSSQSFLMMSSADVIIHRDGSLSAKRAAPVSLQRNSVTPSREGPRSRDGLQPVAPSSGSLSDGPTGGRTQSSGLSCGNRSALRCGPARTVGASVRLDSSVTPGSGQVQSLSNGSGLGLRQCDKSRFNGVSVQALPLGSASSNISSSHSNSPSRGVALGHAPKPAPRRADISELPRIPKIQRDSSGNRRDPAPAQEQSVELPSTCISRLTGREGPGQPGRGRAENEPSSRGPQEPGSHTGGSRPPAPSSHGTLAPLGPSRGKGVGSTFESFRINIPGNTAHCSRLSGPGFCNTFRPVDSKVQRKENPSPLFSIKKTKQLKSEIYDPFDPTGSDSSPPSSSPESLGPGLLPSEITRTISISSPKAPVFQAVRCVTSYRVESVFGTEPEPDPPGEPTSGMLKFRNEGPTEGASDMEREGLGREDPTESQSLTARTRRPSPPDPWDDEDEVSRGPFFGSEERTVTCVTVVEPDAPPSPDVSQVTTHRIVELHAPSRSRSTSSSRGRKKAKRKKTAREHRRTRSSTRSGSRDRTSRSASPVVEEHARRHQAKAKGRRSSSDHASSQERAKKRKAKDRDKEWRRGSWGRGRRKSRSRSVSPGSSSCERYESRRRKRRRSGSRTRGRDCSPHSSLERARRHRHQRERSREWPDKKDRSTRSRERRRRRSRSPSSEHRARWPRSREKRPRSPERKGTVREASPAPTPRQDGDHPERLPASAEVGVSPEVVMDNSNPSRAPPVLEVPAECTLEDLDYGDSVEAGHIFEDFSDEAIFIQLDDMSSPPSPESTDSSPERDFPPNPILPLASLPHDTTLAAIQREVSLIHDEDISQPTPQARDPPEQHLLRQDMAETMATDPSTLGVVPVVKENSPSGSERVCEAARPEEAVAQAPLLRSRTLVKRVTWNLQEAESSTPTLDRAPRTPLHRPQRSQEGAWDAEDGPPVDVQQALFSELPPPSHMLLEPGFPDTDPSQVYSPNMPPTPAQPSSILLYPLVSSQPSAQYILQGSLPLAGCGAVQSLAPVPTVLATVSELAGQATTTTSSEERTATPRPAAEKTKKEEYMKKLHMQERAVEEVKLAIKPFYQKREVTKEEYKDILRKAVQKICHSKSGQINPVKVANLVKAYVDKYRHMRRHKKTEAGEEAPAQAEA; from the exons AAGAAAGCAGTGATGGTCACAGTGGGGACTCTGAGGGCGACACAGGCAGTGAGCATGAAGATGGCTCAGACATAGAGGACGTGGAGGAGGTGTCTGAAGAGGAAGACCTAGAAGACAGATCAG GAGCAGTGCTTCAAAGGGCAGGACTGCTCTGGGCACCCTGGTGTTGTGCCTCCTTCCCCATGCTTCTTGGCCACCCAGGCTGTGGGCAGCCTGGGAGAGCCCCAG GTTCTGAAGACTCTGAAGATGAAGTAGAAACATTTGTGGCAGCAGCAGATACTCAGGGGAAGCTGGAAGCCAGCAGTGCACTCAATTCTGATGATGACACAGAGAGCTGCCCCATTTGCCTCAATGTGTTCAGAGACCAGGCTGTGGGCACACCAGAGACCTGCACCCACTACTTCTGCCTGGACTGCATCGTTGAGTGGTCCAGG aATGCGAATTCCTGTCCAGTTGACCGaacaatatttaaatgtatttgtgtTCGTGCTGAGTTTGGTGGTAAAATCTTAAAGAAG ATTCCAGTGGAGAACACTAGAGCCcgtgaggaggaggaagtggaggaggaggaccCGACCTTTTGTGAGGTGTGTGGCAGGAGTGACCGTGAGGACCGGCTCCTGCTCTGTGATGGCTGCGACGCTGG GTACCACATGGAGTGTTTAGACCCCCCCCTCCAGGAAGTGCCTGTGGATGAGTGGTTCTGTCCAGAGTGTGCTGTCCCTGGTGCTGCCTCTGCCAGTG ATACGGCTCCTGTGAGTGAGGAGGAAGTCTCCCTGCTGTTAGCCGATGTAGTACCCACCACCAGCAGGCTGAGGCCTCGCACAGGCAGGACCCGGGCCATTGCCAGGACACGGCAGAGTGAGAGAGTGAGAGCCACTGTGAACCGGAACCGGATCTCCACTGCCAGTAGGGTGCAG CATGTGCCAAGGTACCTCATGTCTTCTCTGCTGGATGAGACTATCGAAGCTGTTGCAACTGGTCTGAGCACTACTGTGTATCAGCGCCCCCTGACACCTCATGCCCCTGTTAAACGGAAAAGGAAGACAG GCAGACGGAAGAAAatacagggaagaaagaaaacccagTCCAGGTCATCAGTGAAAAGTAAGAGTCGGAGTGCAAAAGCCAAGAAACGCcgtgtgaagaaaagaaaagggaaaaagataaaG AATGAAGTCACAGCTCGCTCTCGCATTGCTCGGACGCTGGGCCTCTGCAGGCCTGTCCGAGGCACCTGCATGCCATCAGTGTACAAGCCCGTGGACACCTCTCTGGGGCTGATGCGGGCAGATATTGGAGCAGCTTCTCTGTCACTATTTGGAGACCCCTATGAGCTGGATCCCTTTGACAG TGAAGAACCATCTGCAAACCCCCCTTCCCCTCTGAGTGCCAAGAGGAGGGTGTTGTCCCGCTCAGCTCTACAGTCTCACCAGCCTGTGGCAAGGCCTGTCTCCATGGGGCTCTCCAG GAGGCAGCTCCCTGCCGTGGCCCCAGAACCAGGTGTGGAGGAGGCCCCTGTCCCTGACCTTCTGGGAAGCATCTTGTCCAGCCAGAGCTTCCTGATGATGAGCAGCGCTGATGTCATCATCCACCGGGACGGCTCTCTCAGTGCCAAGAGGGCAG ctccTGTTTCTCTTCAGCGGAACTCCGTGACTCCGTCCAGAGAAGGGCCTAGGTCCAGAGATGGTCTGCAGCCTGTGGCACCATCCTCAGGGAGCCTGTCTGATGGACCCACAGGAGGCAGAACACAGAGCTCAGGGCTAAGCTGTGGGAATAGGTCAGCCCTGCGCTGTGGCCCTGCCCGTACTGTGGGGGCATCTGTGAGGCTGGACTCCTCAGTCACCCCTGGGTCAGGTCAGGTTCAGAGCCTGTCAAACGGGAGTGGGCTTGGCTTGAGACAGTGTGACAAATCCCGATTTAATGGTGTCAGTGTGCAGGCCTTGCCTCTTGGTTCTGCCTCATCTAACATATCTAGCAGCCATTCTAACTCTCCATCTAGAGGTGTAGCCCTTGGACATGCCCCAAAACCAGCTCCCAGGAGAGCTGACATCTCAGAACTGCCCAGGATACCTAAGATCCAAAGGGATAGCAGTGGCAATAGACGGGACCCGGCACCAGCCCAAGAGCAGAGTGTTGAGCTCCCCAGCACCTGCATCAGCCGCCTGACAGGCAGGGAGGGCCCTGGGCAGCCAGGACGAGGCCGGGCAGAGAACGAACCCAGCAGCAGGGGCCCCCAGGAGCCAGGCTCACACACAGGTGGCTCTCGGCCCCCAGCCCCCAGCTCCCATGGGACCCTGGCCCCACTGGGGCCCTCAAGAGGGAAGGGTGTAGGATCAACCTTTGAGAGCTTCAGAATCAACATCCCAGGAAACACAGCACACTGTAGCCGACTGTCTGGCCCTGGCTTCTGTAACACGTTCCGGCCTGTGGATAGCAAAGTGCAAAGGAAAGAGAACCCTTCACCCCTCTTCTCCATCAAGAAGACAAAGCAGCTAAAAAGTGAGATCTACGACCCATTCGATCCCACTGGCTCCGACTCAAGCCCCCCTAGCAGCAGCCCCGAGAGTCTTGGGCCTGGCCTCCTTCCATCTGAGATCACAAGAACCATCTCCATCAGTAGCCCAAAGGCTCCTGTGTTCCAGGCCGTGCGCTGTGTCACCTCCTACAGGGTGGAAAGTGTCTTTGGAACCGAGCCCGAGCCAGATCCCCCTGGTGAGCCCACATCTGGCATGCTCAAGTTCCGGAATGAGGGCCCTACAGAGGGGGCCTCTGACATGGAACGAGAAGGGTTAGGCAGGGAGGACCCCACAGAGAGCCAGAGTCTCACTGCCCGGACACGGAGGCCATCCCCACCAGACCCCTGGGATGATGAGGATGAAGTGTCCCGTGGCCCCTTCTTTGGCTCGGAGGAACGGACAGTGACTTGTGTGACTGTTGTGGAACCAGATGCCCCACCTAGCCCAGATGTGTCACAGGTGACCACCCACAGGATTGTAGAGCTTCACGCTCCATCCCGCTCCCGCTCCACCTCTAGCTCCCGAGGTAGGAAGAAAGCCAAGAGGAAGAAGACAGCCAGGGAGCACCGAAGGACACGCTCCAGTACTCGCTCTGGCTCCAGGGACAGGACCTCACGCTCAGCATCACCTGTGGTTGAGGAGCACGCCAGGAGGCACCAGGCCAAGGCCAAGGGCCGGAGGTCTTCCAGTGACCACGCCAGTAGCCAGGAAAGAGCAAAGAAGAGAAAGGCCAAGGACAGGGATAAGGAGTGGAGGCGGGGTTCCTGGGGCCGAGGCCGGAGGAAATCCCGGTCACGCTCTGTGAGCCCTGGCAGCTCCTCCTGTGAGCGCTATGAGAGCAGGAGAAGGAAGCGGCGACGCTCAGGGTCCAGGACTCGGGGGAGGGACTGTTCCCCCCACAGCAGCCTGGAGAGGGCCCGGAGACATAGGCACCAGCGGGAGCGGAGCCGGGAATGGCCCGACAAGAAGGACAGGTCCACCCGGTCccgagagaggaggaggaggaggtctcGGTCACCCAGCTCAGAGCACAGGGCAAGGTGGCCACGGTCCCGCGAGAAACGGCCTCGTTCCCCAGAGAGAAAGGGCACTGTGAGGGAGGCTTCCCCAGCCCCTACTCCACGGCAGGATGGAGACCACCCAGAAAGGCTACCAGCTTCTGCAGAAGTGGGTGTCTCACCAGAGGTGGTGATGGATAACTCGAACCCTTCTCGGGCGCCCCCTGTCCTGGAAGTACCAGCTGAGTGCACTCTGGAGGACCTGGACTATGGTGACTCGGTGGAGGCAGGCCACATCTTCGAGGATTTTTCAGACGAAGCTATCTTCATCCAGCTTGATGACATGAGCTCACCTCCCTCTCCTGAAAGTACTGACTCTTCCCCAGAGCGGGACTTCCCGCCAAATCCCATCTTGCCCCTGGCCAGCCTACCACATGACACCACCTTAGCGGCCATCCAAAGGGAGGTGTCATTAATCCATGATGAAGACATCTCACAACCCACACCCCAGGCAAGGGATCCTCCAGAGCAGCACCTGCTCAGGCAGGACATGGCAGAGACCATGGCTACAGATCCCAGTACTCTGGGCGTTGTTCCTGTGGTGAAGGAGAACAGCCCCTCCGGAAGTGAGAGGGTGTGTGAGGCTGCCAGGCCTGAGGAGGCTGTGGCACAGGCCCCCCTGCTGCGGTCTAGAACCCTGGTGAAGAGAGTCACCTGGAACCTGCAGGAGGCCGAGAGCAGCACCCCAACCCTGGACCGAGCCCCAA GGACACCACTTCACAGGCCTCAGAGGTCCCAGGAAGGAGCTTGGGATGCAGAAGATGGGCCTCCTGTGGATGTCCAGCAGGCCCTGTTCTCTGAGCTGCCCCCTCCCAGCCATATGCTACTGGAACCTGGATTCCCCGACACAGACCCCTCTCAG gtttaCAGCCCCAACATGCCTCCCACCCCAGCTCAGCCCTCAAGTATCCTGCTGTACCCACTGGTCAGCAGCCAGCCCTCGGCACAGTACATCCTGCAGGGCAGCCTTCCCCTGGCAGGCTGTGGTGCAGTACAGAGCCTGGCCCCAGTGCCCACTGTGCTAGCCACAGTCTCAGAGCTGGCTGGTCAAGCCACCACTACCACCAGCTCAGAGGAGAGGACTGCCACTCCTAGGCCAGCTGCAGAGAAGACCAAGAAGGAGGAA TACATGAAGAAGCTGCACATGCAGGAGCGGGCTGTGGAGGAGGTGAAGCTGGCCATCAAACCCTTCTACCAGAAAAGGGAGGTGACCAAGGAGGAATACAAGGACATCCTGCGCAAAGCTGTGCAGAAG ATCTGCCACAGCAAGAGCGGTCAGATCAACCCTGTGAAGGTGGCTAACCTGGTGAAGGCCTATGTGGACAAGTATAGGCACATGCGCAGGCATAAGAAGACTGAGGCTGGGGAGGAGGCACCTGCCCAGGCTGAGGCCTGA
- the Phrf1 gene encoding PHD and RING finger domain-containing protein 1 isoform X10 — MSGSVQSVLSLVLPLPVPRALFFQDTAPVSEEEVSLLLADVVPTTSRLRPRTGRTRAIARTRQSERVRATVNRNRISTASRVQHVPRYLMSSLLDETIEAVATGLSTTVYQRPLTPHAPVKRKRKTGRRKKIQGRKKTQSRSSVKSKSRSAKAKKRRVKKRKGKKIKNEVTARSRIARTLGLCRPVRGTCMPSVYKPVDTSLGLMRADIGAASLSLFGDPYELDPFDSSEEPSANPPSPLSAKRRVLSRSALQSHQPVARPVSMGLSRRQLPAVAPEPGVEEAPVPDLLGSILSSQSFLMMSSADVIIHRDGSLSAKRAAPVSLQRNSVTPSREGPRSRDGLQPVAPSSGSLSDGPTGGRTQSSGLSCGNRSALRCGPARTVGASVRLDSSVTPGSGQVQSLSNGSGLGLRQCDKSRFNGVSVQALPLGSASSNISSSHSNSPSRGVALGHAPKPAPRRADISELPRIPKIQRDSSGNRRDPAPAQEQSVELPSTCISRLTGREGPGQPGRGRAENEPSSRGPQEPGSHTGGSRPPAPSSHGTLAPLGPSRGKGVGSTFESFRINIPGNTAHCSRLSGPGFCNTFRPVDSKVQRKENPSPLFSIKKTKQLKSEIYDPFDPTGSDSSPPSSSPESLGPGLLPSEITRTISISSPKAPVFQAVRCVTSYRVESVFGTEPEPDPPGEPTSGMLKFRNEGPTEGASDMEREGLGREDPTESQSLTARTRRPSPPDPWDDEDEVSRGPFFGSEERTVTCVTVVEPDAPPSPDVSQVTTHRIVELHAPSRSRSTSSSRGRKKAKRKKTAREHRRTRSSTRSGSRDRTSRSASPVVEEHARRHQAKAKGRRSSSDHASSQERAKKRKAKDRDKEWRRGSWGRGRRKSRSRSVSPGSSSCERYESRRRKRRRSGSRTRGRDCSPHSSLERARRHRHQRERSREWPDKKDRSTRSRERRRRRSRSPSSEHRARWPRSREKRPRSPERKGTVREASPAPTPRQDGDHPERLPASAEVGVSPEVVMDNSNPSRAPPVLEVPAECTLEDLDYGDSVEAGHIFEDFSDEAIFIQLDDMSSPPSPESTDSSPERDFPPNPILPLASLPHDTTLAAIQREVSLIHDEDISQPTPQARDPPEQHLLRQDMAETMATDPSTLGVVPVVKENSPSGSERVCEAARPEEAVAQAPLLRSRTLVKRVTWNLQEAESSTPTLDRAPRTPLHRPQRSQEGAWDAEDGPPVDVQQALFSELPPPSHMLLEPGFPDTDPSQVYSPNMPPTPAQPSSILLYPLVSSQPSAQYILQGSLPLAGCGAVQSLAPVPTVLATVSELAGQATTTTSSEERTATPRPAAEKTKKEEYMKKLHMQERAVEEVKLAIKPFYQKREVTKEEYKDILRKAVQKICHSKSGQINPVKVANLVKAYVDKYRHMRRHKKTEAGEEAPAQAEA, encoded by the exons ATGAGTGGTTCTGTCCAGAGTGTGCTGTCCCTGGTGCTGCCTCTGCCAGTG CCCAGGGCTCTCTTCTTCCAAGATACGGCTCCTGTGAGTGAGGAGGAAGTCTCCCTGCTGTTAGCCGATGTAGTACCCACCACCAGCAGGCTGAGGCCTCGCACAGGCAGGACCCGGGCCATTGCCAGGACACGGCAGAGTGAGAGAGTGAGAGCCACTGTGAACCGGAACCGGATCTCCACTGCCAGTAGGGTGCAG CATGTGCCAAGGTACCTCATGTCTTCTCTGCTGGATGAGACTATCGAAGCTGTTGCAACTGGTCTGAGCACTACTGTGTATCAGCGCCCCCTGACACCTCATGCCCCTGTTAAACGGAAAAGGAAGACAG GCAGACGGAAGAAAatacagggaagaaagaaaacccagTCCAGGTCATCAGTGAAAAGTAAGAGTCGGAGTGCAAAAGCCAAGAAACGCcgtgtgaagaaaagaaaagggaaaaagataaaG AATGAAGTCACAGCTCGCTCTCGCATTGCTCGGACGCTGGGCCTCTGCAGGCCTGTCCGAGGCACCTGCATGCCATCAGTGTACAAGCCCGTGGACACCTCTCTGGGGCTGATGCGGGCAGATATTGGAGCAGCTTCTCTGTCACTATTTGGAGACCCCTATGAGCTGGATCCCTTTGACAG TAGTGAAGAACCATCTGCAAACCCCCCTTCCCCTCTGAGTGCCAAGAGGAGGGTGTTGTCCCGCTCAGCTCTACAGTCTCACCAGCCTGTGGCAAGGCCTGTCTCCATGGGGCTCTCCAG GAGGCAGCTCCCTGCCGTGGCCCCAGAACCAGGTGTGGAGGAGGCCCCTGTCCCTGACCTTCTGGGAAGCATCTTGTCCAGCCAGAGCTTCCTGATGATGAGCAGCGCTGATGTCATCATCCACCGGGACGGCTCTCTCAGTGCCAAGAGGGCAG ctccTGTTTCTCTTCAGCGGAACTCCGTGACTCCGTCCAGAGAAGGGCCTAGGTCCAGAGATGGTCTGCAGCCTGTGGCACCATCCTCAGGGAGCCTGTCTGATGGACCCACAGGAGGCAGAACACAGAGCTCAGGGCTAAGCTGTGGGAATAGGTCAGCCCTGCGCTGTGGCCCTGCCCGTACTGTGGGGGCATCTGTGAGGCTGGACTCCTCAGTCACCCCTGGGTCAGGTCAGGTTCAGAGCCTGTCAAACGGGAGTGGGCTTGGCTTGAGACAGTGTGACAAATCCCGATTTAATGGTGTCAGTGTGCAGGCCTTGCCTCTTGGTTCTGCCTCATCTAACATATCTAGCAGCCATTCTAACTCTCCATCTAGAGGTGTAGCCCTTGGACATGCCCCAAAACCAGCTCCCAGGAGAGCTGACATCTCAGAACTGCCCAGGATACCTAAGATCCAAAGGGATAGCAGTGGCAATAGACGGGACCCGGCACCAGCCCAAGAGCAGAGTGTTGAGCTCCCCAGCACCTGCATCAGCCGCCTGACAGGCAGGGAGGGCCCTGGGCAGCCAGGACGAGGCCGGGCAGAGAACGAACCCAGCAGCAGGGGCCCCCAGGAGCCAGGCTCACACACAGGTGGCTCTCGGCCCCCAGCCCCCAGCTCCCATGGGACCCTGGCCCCACTGGGGCCCTCAAGAGGGAAGGGTGTAGGATCAACCTTTGAGAGCTTCAGAATCAACATCCCAGGAAACACAGCACACTGTAGCCGACTGTCTGGCCCTGGCTTCTGTAACACGTTCCGGCCTGTGGATAGCAAAGTGCAAAGGAAAGAGAACCCTTCACCCCTCTTCTCCATCAAGAAGACAAAGCAGCTAAAAAGTGAGATCTACGACCCATTCGATCCCACTGGCTCCGACTCAAGCCCCCCTAGCAGCAGCCCCGAGAGTCTTGGGCCTGGCCTCCTTCCATCTGAGATCACAAGAACCATCTCCATCAGTAGCCCAAAGGCTCCTGTGTTCCAGGCCGTGCGCTGTGTCACCTCCTACAGGGTGGAAAGTGTCTTTGGAACCGAGCCCGAGCCAGATCCCCCTGGTGAGCCCACATCTGGCATGCTCAAGTTCCGGAATGAGGGCCCTACAGAGGGGGCCTCTGACATGGAACGAGAAGGGTTAGGCAGGGAGGACCCCACAGAGAGCCAGAGTCTCACTGCCCGGACACGGAGGCCATCCCCACCAGACCCCTGGGATGATGAGGATGAAGTGTCCCGTGGCCCCTTCTTTGGCTCGGAGGAACGGACAGTGACTTGTGTGACTGTTGTGGAACCAGATGCCCCACCTAGCCCAGATGTGTCACAGGTGACCACCCACAGGATTGTAGAGCTTCACGCTCCATCCCGCTCCCGCTCCACCTCTAGCTCCCGAGGTAGGAAGAAAGCCAAGAGGAAGAAGACAGCCAGGGAGCACCGAAGGACACGCTCCAGTACTCGCTCTGGCTCCAGGGACAGGACCTCACGCTCAGCATCACCTGTGGTTGAGGAGCACGCCAGGAGGCACCAGGCCAAGGCCAAGGGCCGGAGGTCTTCCAGTGACCACGCCAGTAGCCAGGAAAGAGCAAAGAAGAGAAAGGCCAAGGACAGGGATAAGGAGTGGAGGCGGGGTTCCTGGGGCCGAGGCCGGAGGAAATCCCGGTCACGCTCTGTGAGCCCTGGCAGCTCCTCCTGTGAGCGCTATGAGAGCAGGAGAAGGAAGCGGCGACGCTCAGGGTCCAGGACTCGGGGGAGGGACTGTTCCCCCCACAGCAGCCTGGAGAGGGCCCGGAGACATAGGCACCAGCGGGAGCGGAGCCGGGAATGGCCCGACAAGAAGGACAGGTCCACCCGGTCccgagagaggaggaggaggaggtctcGGTCACCCAGCTCAGAGCACAGGGCAAGGTGGCCACGGTCCCGCGAGAAACGGCCTCGTTCCCCAGAGAGAAAGGGCACTGTGAGGGAGGCTTCCCCAGCCCCTACTCCACGGCAGGATGGAGACCACCCAGAAAGGCTACCAGCTTCTGCAGAAGTGGGTGTCTCACCAGAGGTGGTGATGGATAACTCGAACCCTTCTCGGGCGCCCCCTGTCCTGGAAGTACCAGCTGAGTGCACTCTGGAGGACCTGGACTATGGTGACTCGGTGGAGGCAGGCCACATCTTCGAGGATTTTTCAGACGAAGCTATCTTCATCCAGCTTGATGACATGAGCTCACCTCCCTCTCCTGAAAGTACTGACTCTTCCCCAGAGCGGGACTTCCCGCCAAATCCCATCTTGCCCCTGGCCAGCCTACCACATGACACCACCTTAGCGGCCATCCAAAGGGAGGTGTCATTAATCCATGATGAAGACATCTCACAACCCACACCCCAGGCAAGGGATCCTCCAGAGCAGCACCTGCTCAGGCAGGACATGGCAGAGACCATGGCTACAGATCCCAGTACTCTGGGCGTTGTTCCTGTGGTGAAGGAGAACAGCCCCTCCGGAAGTGAGAGGGTGTGTGAGGCTGCCAGGCCTGAGGAGGCTGTGGCACAGGCCCCCCTGCTGCGGTCTAGAACCCTGGTGAAGAGAGTCACCTGGAACCTGCAGGAGGCCGAGAGCAGCACCCCAACCCTGGACCGAGCCCCAA GGACACCACTTCACAGGCCTCAGAGGTCCCAGGAAGGAGCTTGGGATGCAGAAGATGGGCCTCCTGTGGATGTCCAGCAGGCCCTGTTCTCTGAGCTGCCCCCTCCCAGCCATATGCTACTGGAACCTGGATTCCCCGACACAGACCCCTCTCAG gtttaCAGCCCCAACATGCCTCCCACCCCAGCTCAGCCCTCAAGTATCCTGCTGTACCCACTGGTCAGCAGCCAGCCCTCGGCACAGTACATCCTGCAGGGCAGCCTTCCCCTGGCAGGCTGTGGTGCAGTACAGAGCCTGGCCCCAGTGCCCACTGTGCTAGCCACAGTCTCAGAGCTGGCTGGTCAAGCCACCACTACCACCAGCTCAGAGGAGAGGACTGCCACTCCTAGGCCAGCTGCAGAGAAGACCAAGAAGGAGGAA TACATGAAGAAGCTGCACATGCAGGAGCGGGCTGTGGAGGAGGTGAAGCTGGCCATCAAACCCTTCTACCAGAAAAGGGAGGTGACCAAGGAGGAATACAAGGACATCCTGCGCAAAGCTGTGCAGAAG ATCTGCCACAGCAAGAGCGGTCAGATCAACCCTGTGAAGGTGGCTAACCTGGTGAAGGCCTATGTGGACAAGTATAGGCACATGCGCAGGCATAAGAAGACTGAGGCTGGGGAGGAGGCACCTGCCCAGGCTGAGGCCTGA